Proteins encoded in a region of the Octopus sinensis unplaced genomic scaffold, ASM634580v1 Contig15097, whole genome shotgun sequence genome:
- the LOC115230259 gene encoding mevalonate kinase-like encodes LPINGEICSSDLDIINKWTFLCECLAHGTPSGVDNTVSVYGGFVSYKAGSVSTFSTFLTKNNNFRETKLMIMIVNTKIPRSTKNLVNGVRNLYENIENVLNAMGEISEKAWRCLGEDLCEQTVKELMRMAHASLNLLGVSCDELDFVVSQARRYGFSAKLTGAGGGGCAIVLIPEGLLDKIFEDVDEKEFVRFRESLPQDYKCYDVTLGSRGLTLDRME; translated from the exons TTACCAATAAATGGAGAAATATGTTCAAGTGATttagatattattaataaatggaCTTTTCTTTGCGAATGTTTGGCTCATGGAACTCCTTCCGGTGTAGACAACACTGTATCTGTATACG GAGGATTTGTTAGTTATAAAGCTGGCTCAGTCTCTACGTTTTcaacgtttttgacaaaaaataacaattttagaGAAACAAAACTAATGATTATGATTGTCAATACAAAAATACCAAGATCAACCAAAAATCTGGTAAACGGTGTACGGAATCTTTacgaaaat attgaaaatgttttaaacGCTATGGGTGAGATTAGCGAGAAGGCCTGGAGATGTCTGGGAGAGGATCTTTGTGAACAAACTGTAAAAGAATTGATGAGAATGGCCCATGCAAGTTTAAATTTATTGGGCGTCTCTTGTGATGAGTTGGATTTTGTAGTAAGTCAAGCTCGCCGTTATGGATTTTCTGCAAAATTAACTGGAGCCGGTGGAGGAGGATGTGCGATAGTGCTTATTCCTGAAGGTTTGCTTGATAAAATATTCGAAGATGTTGATGAGAAAGAATTTGTACGTTTTCGTGAAAGTTTACCACAAGATTATAAATGTTACGATGTTACGCTTGGTAGTAGAGGCCTTACACTCGATAGAatggaataa